In Mucilaginibacter celer, one DNA window encodes the following:
- a CDS encoding glycosyltransferase family protein encodes MELKNQHIVIFSQMQFDSRLESTNYTMAKHLAKDNYVYYVDRPYTWKDYVQFKDTPGYKARKPHFFSSTDSFIQTEIPNLKIIISPPVPSINSLPEGKIYRMALKVNEWIVVGRLNKVIKNLGITDYIFINSYAFYYPTMHRLLKLQPLLKVYHCVDPLIEEYQTRHGLISEDILVKDMDMVICTSKELSNIKAKLNPNSYFVPNAANISHSQKALDPMLPVAEILSDVRKPIIGYFGNIERRIDYDLLTNLLKQNPDKNFVFVGPVDIDYENNPAFDAPNIFKKGSVPYEQLPAVLKGFDVAIIPFKKDDVSSSIFPLKLFEYLGSGRPVVISDFNADLEEFTGDTVHICKNAEEFTAAINLSLNDTPWLQQKRLNVASQNTWEHRITEIKNLLATNLNNKQKG; translated from the coding sequence ATGGAGCTTAAGAACCAGCATATCGTTATATTTTCGCAAATGCAGTTTGATAGCCGACTCGAATCTACAAACTACACCATGGCCAAGCATTTGGCTAAGGATAACTATGTGTATTATGTAGACAGGCCGTATACCTGGAAGGATTACGTTCAGTTTAAAGATACACCCGGCTACAAGGCCCGCAAGCCCCATTTTTTTTCCTCGACAGATAGTTTTATTCAAACGGAGATCCCTAATTTAAAAATCATCATTTCGCCTCCCGTTCCGTCCATTAATTCGTTGCCCGAGGGTAAAATATACCGGATGGCGCTAAAGGTTAACGAATGGATTGTAGTCGGCCGGCTTAACAAGGTGATTAAAAACCTGGGCATTACCGATTATATTTTTATCAACTCGTACGCTTTTTATTACCCAACTATGCATCGCCTGCTTAAACTGCAGCCCTTGCTTAAAGTATATCATTGCGTCGATCCGTTAATTGAGGAATATCAAACCCGCCATGGTTTAATATCCGAAGATATTTTGGTAAAAGATATGGATATGGTGATTTGCACCAGCAAGGAGCTAAGCAACATTAAAGCTAAACTTAACCCTAACTCCTATTTTGTACCAAACGCAGCCAACATCAGCCACAGCCAAAAGGCACTTGACCCTATGCTGCCGGTTGCGGAGATCCTGTCGGATGTCCGGAAGCCCATTATTGGTTATTTTGGCAATATTGAACGGAGGATAGATTATGATTTGCTCACCAATTTATTAAAACAGAACCCCGATAAAAACTTTGTTTTTGTTGGCCCCGTAGATATAGATTATGAAAATAACCCGGCTTTTGATGCGCCCAATATTTTCAAAAAAGGATCGGTACCTTATGAGCAATTGCCGGCGGTATTAAAGGGATTTGATGTGGCCATTATCCCTTTTAAAAAAGATGATGTAAGCAGCTCAATATTTCCGCTTAAACTGTTTGAATACTTAGGATCGGGAAGGCCGGTTGTGATAAGCGATTTTAACGCCGACCTGGAAGAGTTTACCGGCGATACGGTGCACATTTGTAAAAACGCAGAGGAGTTTACGGCAGCTATTAACCTATCGTTAAATGATACGCCATGGCTGCAACAAAAAAGATTAAATGTAGCATCACAAAATACCTGGGAACACCGTATAACTGAAATAAAAAACCTGCTGGCAACAAATTTGAATAATAAGCAGAAAGGTTAA
- a CDS encoding glycosyltransferase has product MEIIKLIASVVAIVLFIYLGVYSLYLFVFSALGKLIPIKQPPVATQLSNFILYICAYKEDEIILNSAAAALTIDYPKDKFHVCVIADSLKPETIAKLKQMPLQVVEVVFETSTKSKALNKAIENTAVGFDAAVVFDIDNIAAPDYLHEINNYLQAGHRVVQGHRVAKNSNTQVAVLDAVSEEVNNHIFRKSQQLFKFSAAIIGSGMALEFQLFVNVMSRIDAVGGFDKEMGLLLTRDKIHVAYAEKAYIYDEKVSNPAVFEKQRKRWLSAQFNLLKKYGATAPAQFFRGNFDYVNEIYQMAILPRVLMLGLMPVMLFISFLTPGIGPDWHLWLYATIACYLGIIVAIPTSFYNGKLLEAMLKLPLIFITMFLLLFKLKGANKKFIHTPHDHAAQEAVPEEIKDQANV; this is encoded by the coding sequence ATGGAAATCATTAAACTTATTGCATCGGTAGTGGCAATTGTACTTTTTATATACCTTGGGGTATATAGCCTGTACCTGTTTGTATTCTCAGCATTGGGGAAATTAATTCCCATTAAGCAACCGCCGGTAGCAACGCAGCTCAGTAATTTTATCCTTTATATCTGTGCTTATAAAGAAGATGAAATTATTTTAAACTCGGCTGCCGCTGCCCTCACTATCGATTATCCGAAAGATAAATTCCATGTTTGCGTAATTGCCGATTCGTTAAAACCCGAAACCATTGCCAAATTAAAGCAGATGCCTTTACAGGTGGTTGAGGTTGTTTTTGAAACCAGCACCAAATCAAAAGCCCTGAATAAAGCTATTGAAAACACGGCCGTGGGTTTTGACGCTGCCGTTGTTTTTGATATCGATAACATTGCCGCTCCGGATTATTTGCACGAGATCAACAACTACCTGCAGGCGGGACACCGCGTAGTACAGGGCCATCGCGTAGCAAAAAACTCAAACACGCAGGTGGCTGTACTTGATGCTGTAAGTGAAGAAGTTAACAATCATATTTTCAGAAAATCGCAGCAGTTATTCAAGTTTTCAGCGGCAATCATCGGCTCCGGAATGGCGTTGGAGTTTCAACTGTTTGTAAATGTAATGTCGAGGATTGATGCAGTTGGTGGTTTTGATAAAGAGATGGGGCTGCTGCTTACCCGCGATAAGATCCATGTTGCCTATGCCGAAAAAGCTTACATCTACGACGAAAAGGTAAGTAACCCCGCCGTATTCGAAAAACAACGTAAACGCTGGCTTTCGGCACAATTTAACCTGCTAAAAAAATATGGTGCCACCGCCCCGGCCCAGTTCTTCCGTGGCAATTTTGATTATGTGAACGAGATTTACCAGATGGCTATCCTGCCCCGCGTACTGATGCTTGGGTTGATGCCCGTGATGTTGTTTATCTCATTTTTAACCCCGGGTATCGGTCCGGATTGGCACTTATGGCTTTACGCTACCATTGCCTGTTATCTTGGTATTATTGTTGCCATACCAACATCGTTCTATAACGGAAAACTTTTAGAGGCTATGCTGAAGCTGCCCCTTATTTTTATTACCATGTTCCTGCTCCTGTTTAAATTAAAGGGTGCCAACAAAAAGTTTATCCACACACCACATGATCACGCCGCACAGGAGGCTGTGCCCGAAGAAATTAAAGATCAGGCAAATGTGTAA
- a CDS encoding non-ribosomal peptide synthetase: MDAPLNTDAINALNDTAVAYPKEKALIHLTAAAAAQNPDKIALKFHDRVFTYKALNDAANKLAGYLVDQGLKRGDVAGVALDRSPEMVISLLAVMKTGAAYVPLDPDYPKDRIEFMLEDSSAKILITSEKYQNHFAANAKEVLIEAALEKFPDYPAVEPESGVIGEDLAYILYTSGSTGKPKGVQIRHFNLVNFLLSCQQSRPGLTPADKVLAVTTISFDIAGLDLYLPLITGAELLLADSATAKDGRALLDLVKAENVTVMQATPFTWRMMLASGWDSKIDLKIYCGGEAFPKDLATQLLPKTSEIWNLYGPTETTIYSTIKQITSDEDITIGTPVANTQIYIVDEQLNNLTDGSIGEILIGGDGVAVGYLNREELSAERFIKDIFSADENARMYRTGDLGKIRQDGEIVCLGRIDHQVKVRGYRIELEEIEQNLLKQGNIKQAVVIAREDTPGMPRLVAYVITPEAKEGIELKNQFDAWQKGLLEVLPEYMVPDDFVVMEAIPITPNGKIDRKALPKPDYNIIYREGEFVEPGTDNEKLVAKIWQQNMGIEKISILDNFFELGGRSLVAVKIMAAIEQETGKRLPLATLFEHATIQKLAKRLEGDEVISWESLVPIKPTGSKMPLYIVHGAGLNVLLFNALAMNMDAEQPVYGLQARGLNGIDEPLDVMEEIAANYIAEIVAKNPEGPYALAGYSLGGIIAYEMANQLIAAGKEVKMVAMFDTYAERSTVNDSAAKKAVSKAILGTKKFAHSFVLLAEDPKRTIEYKGLMLKRQLIKLYWKVFKSGQKREGFFAYDNEIDEASEKALRNYVLKPLDITLDLFRAKKRTFYMEDFEFLGWTPFAKKGVNVHEIPGEHNTIFAPPNDKEFAEVLQKCLDRVAKK; this comes from the coding sequence ATGGATGCTCCTTTAAATACCGATGCAATAAACGCTTTAAACGATACAGCCGTAGCATATCCAAAAGAAAAAGCGCTGATCCATTTAACTGCAGCTGCTGCTGCACAAAATCCTGATAAAATTGCCCTTAAGTTTCACGACAGGGTATTTACTTATAAGGCACTTAATGATGCCGCCAACAAACTTGCCGGTTACCTGGTTGACCAGGGCCTTAAACGCGGCGATGTTGCCGGCGTGGCGCTTGATCGCTCGCCCGAAATGGTGATCTCGCTGTTGGCTGTTATGAAAACCGGTGCCGCTTATGTACCGCTTGATCCAGATTATCCAAAAGACAGGATTGAATTTATGCTGGAAGATTCATCAGCAAAAATCCTGATCACATCCGAAAAATATCAAAATCACTTCGCCGCCAATGCCAAAGAAGTTTTAATTGAAGCAGCGTTAGAAAAATTCCCCGATTACCCTGCAGTTGAACCTGAAAGCGGTGTTATTGGCGAAGACCTTGCGTATATTCTTTATACATCAGGCTCGACAGGTAAACCTAAGGGTGTACAGATCCGCCATTTTAACCTCGTCAACTTTTTATTGAGCTGCCAGCAATCAAGGCCAGGCTTAACGCCGGCAGATAAAGTACTGGCTGTTACCACCATATCATTTGATATTGCCGGTTTGGATTTATACCTGCCATTGATAACCGGAGCCGAATTATTGCTTGCCGATTCGGCAACGGCAAAAGATGGTCGTGCGTTGCTTGATTTGGTAAAAGCCGAAAACGTAACGGTAATGCAGGCTACTCCCTTCACCTGGCGTATGATGCTGGCATCTGGCTGGGACAGTAAAATAGATCTGAAAATTTATTGTGGCGGCGAGGCATTTCCAAAAGACCTGGCTACACAGTTGTTGCCTAAAACAAGCGAGATCTGGAACCTGTACGGCCCGACTGAAACTACTATCTATTCAACCATTAAACAAATCACCAGCGACGAGGATATCACCATTGGTACCCCCGTTGCCAATACCCAGATTTATATTGTTGATGAACAACTGAATAATTTAACCGATGGTTCGATAGGCGAAATTTTGATTGGTGGTGATGGTGTAGCCGTTGGTTACCTGAACCGCGAAGAATTATCAGCAGAGCGTTTTATAAAAGATATTTTCTCGGCCGATGAAAATGCCCGCATGTACCGCACCGGCGATTTGGGCAAGATCAGGCAGGATGGAGAAATAGTTTGCCTTGGCCGTATTGATCACCAGGTTAAAGTGCGCGGTTACCGGATCGAGCTGGAAGAAATTGAGCAAAACCTGTTAAAACAAGGCAATATTAAACAGGCCGTTGTGATAGCCCGCGAAGACACTCCCGGCATGCCGCGCCTCGTGGCCTATGTGATTACGCCCGAGGCAAAAGAAGGCATCGAACTTAAAAACCAGTTCGATGCATGGCAAAAAGGGCTATTGGAAGTACTGCCCGAATACATGGTACCAGACGATTTTGTGGTGATGGAAGCTATCCCGATTACACCAAACGGAAAAATAGACCGCAAGGCTCTACCCAAACCCGATTATAATATTATATACCGCGAAGGGGAATTTGTTGAGCCGGGTACTGATAATGAAAAACTGGTTGCCAAAATATGGCAGCAAAATATGGGGATTGAGAAGATCAGTATCCTCGATAACTTTTTTGAACTGGGTGGCCGCTCGCTGGTTGCTGTAAAAATTATGGCGGCTATTGAACAGGAAACCGGTAAACGCCTGCCGCTTGCTACCCTGTTTGAACATGCAACTATTCAGAAATTGGCGAAAAGGTTGGAAGGTGATGAAGTGATCAGTTGGGAATCGTTAGTACCGATAAAACCTACCGGCAGCAAAATGCCTTTGTACATTGTACATGGTGCCGGTTTAAACGTGTTGCTGTTTAATGCATTAGCCATGAATATGGATGCCGAGCAACCCGTTTACGGCTTACAGGCCCGCGGTTTGAACGGTATTGATGAGCCGCTTGATGTAATGGAGGAAATTGCCGCCAACTACATTGCCGAAATTGTTGCTAAAAACCCGGAAGGGCCTTATGCTTTGGCCGGCTACTCTTTGGGCGGTATTATAGCTTACGAAATGGCTAACCAGTTAATAGCCGCAGGCAAAGAAGTGAAAATGGTAGCCATGTTTGACACCTACGCCGAGCGCTCAACTGTAAACGACAGCGCCGCTAAAAAAGCGGTAAGCAAAGCCATTTTAGGTACCAAAAAATTTGCACACAGCTTTGTGTTACTTGCTGAAGACCCGAAACGCACCATTGAATATAAAGGCCTGATGCTTAAACGCCAGTTAATAAAACTGTACTGGAAAGTTTTTAAAAGCGGCCAAAAAAGAGAAGGCTTTTTTGCCTACGATAACGAAATTGACGAAGCCAGCGAAAAAGCATTACGCAACTATGTTTTAAAACCGCTGGATATCACGCTTGATTTATTCCGGGCTAAAAAGCGCACCTTTTACATGGAAGATTTTGAGTTTTTAGGCTGGACACCTTTTGCCAAAAAAGGCGTTAACGTACACGAAATTCCGGGCGAGCATAATACCATTTTTGCACCGCCAAACGATAAGGAATTTGCCGAAGTATTACAAAAATGCCTCGATCGCGTAGCCAAAAAATAA
- a CDS encoding acyltransferase family protein, translated as MEKTTEKDTKPSGKAKVYFANLNGVRAIAALMVVISHIELHKVDFRIDRIPYINILNFGKTGVTIFFSLSGFLITYLLLEERRNFSAVNFKDFYIRRMLRIWPLYFLLVVIGFFVYPRHGSSTALWLSIFFLPNLAFCLRMLPDIFNPIWSIGTEEQFYIFHPHFFRIKNTKKILYAFVVFILLIWSIQVSMHFLKHTDIIWRLFSQFFYYARFDNMMIGAAVAILYHNTLHPTFKFRAQSLFNLLFKPGTQVILYILLIGYIYSYLDYDMGHGDVPLAILSSLVIVNLCQSETSIFTIKNKKLGYVGQISYGIYLMHKYPLFLILYLVHTYMPQSNLLIQNVVIYVATISCAIGIASLTYFGYEKPFLNIKKRFQKITQ; from the coding sequence ATGGAGAAAACTACCGAAAAAGATACAAAGCCATCAGGTAAAGCAAAAGTATACTTCGCCAACTTAAACGGCGTAAGGGCTATTGCCGCCCTGATGGTTGTAATATCGCACATCGAGCTGCATAAAGTTGATTTTCGGATAGACAGAATCCCCTATATCAATATTCTTAATTTTGGTAAAACCGGGGTTACTATCTTTTTTTCATTAAGTGGGTTTCTCATCACCTATTTGTTGCTCGAAGAGCGGCGAAATTTTTCTGCAGTAAACTTCAAGGATTTTTATATCCGCCGAATGCTCAGAATCTGGCCCTTGTACTTTTTGCTTGTTGTAATCGGTTTTTTTGTTTACCCGCGGCACGGCTCGTCTACAGCTTTATGGCTATCAATATTCTTTTTGCCTAACCTGGCATTTTGCCTCCGGATGCTGCCCGATATATTTAACCCAATCTGGTCGATAGGTACGGAAGAGCAGTTTTATATTTTTCATCCTCATTTTTTCAGGATAAAAAATACAAAGAAGATTCTTTATGCTTTCGTTGTTTTTATCCTGTTAATATGGTCAATACAGGTAAGTATGCACTTCCTCAAACACACAGATATTATCTGGAGGCTTTTTAGCCAGTTTTTTTACTATGCCAGGTTTGATAATATGATGATCGGGGCTGCGGTGGCTATATTATATCATAACACCCTGCACCCCACTTTTAAATTTAGAGCCCAATCCTTATTCAACCTATTGTTTAAACCCGGCACCCAGGTAATACTTTACATACTGCTTATTGGATATATATATTCCTATCTTGATTACGATATGGGGCACGGCGATGTGCCGCTTGCCATACTATCATCATTGGTTATCGTTAACCTCTGCCAATCTGAAACCAGTATTTTCACTATAAAAAATAAAAAACTGGGTTACGTGGGGCAAATCTCCTACGGAATATACTTAATGCATAAGTACCCTTTGTTTTTAATATTATACCTGGTACATACCTATATGCCCCAAAGTAATTTGTTAATTCAAAACGTAGTGATTTACGTGGCTACCATTTCCTGCGCTATCGGAATAGCTTCCCTCACCTACTTCGGATATGAAAAACCTTTTTTGAATATTAAAAAGCGCTTCCAGAAGATAACGCAATAA
- a CDS encoding STAS domain-containing protein: MILLASALGNALLATVQIKEGNMVLAEEFKTELLNLIDDNNKYIIVNFERVIYVDSSFLGALVSALKHAMNKGADIAVVGLNKDIKSLFQLVRLDKVFRIYATAQQALNGA; encoded by the coding sequence ATGATATTACTGGCAAGTGCGCTTGGCAATGCTTTATTGGCCACTGTACAAATAAAGGAAGGAAATATGGTTTTGGCCGAGGAATTTAAAACAGAATTGCTAAATTTAATTGATGATAACAACAAGTACATTATTGTAAATTTTGAGCGCGTTATTTATGTTGATAGTTCTTTTTTAGGCGCTTTGGTATCGGCACTGAAACATGCTATGAATAAAGGTGCAGACATAGCCGTAGTGGGATTAAATAAAGATATCAAATCGCTTTTTCAATTGGTACGATTAGATAAGGTGTTCAGGATTTATGCAACAGCACAACAGGCGTTAAACGGGGCATAA
- a CDS encoding fused response regulator/phosphatase, whose translation MSKSKKILLVDDSPLILKIIGQALEKDGFDCLKAANVQDAMEHLKNEIPDLILSDYQMPDIDGFAFRQSLMGIPEYRNIPFMFLTSIADHDRMLEGMNMEVIDYIIKDTPIAFVISKINNFLNSIRERHERTIKELSTAAMALNLYSIPQDAPSVDGFDIHFWHRSYQNYPGGDFIDLITIDDKYTFIILGDVMGKKWGAWFFSFGYLSYIRAAVRLCVSEGDLSTKSIMQKINQVIYHDPVVSGLLSTLSLIMINAETEAISYTGAGDLPLFFYDHAKSTLNKISSAGLLLGVSKDGGFDEHIFTMLPGDQLLMITDGMIDKETTRGKKTDLKGFESELLSHLGKPDSFTDMKENGFLNKKAKEQIDDCSLIFIQKNS comes from the coding sequence ATGTCGAAATCAAAAAAAATACTACTGGTTGATGATAGCCCCCTTATTTTAAAAATCATAGGCCAGGCGTTAGAAAAAGATGGTTTCGATTGCCTGAAGGCGGCCAATGTACAGGATGCAATGGAGCATCTTAAAAATGAGATCCCCGATCTGATCCTGTCCGACTACCAGATGCCTGATATTGACGGCTTTGCCTTCAGGCAAAGCTTAATGGGTATTCCCGAATATCGCAATATCCCTTTCATGTTTTTAACCTCCATTGCCGATCACGACCGGATGCTGGAAGGGATGAACATGGAAGTGATTGATTATATTATCAAAGATACGCCGATAGCCTTTGTTATCTCCAAAATAAACAATTTCTTAAACAGCATCCGCGAGCGGCACGAACGCACCATTAAAGAACTAAGTACCGCCGCTATGGCGCTTAATTTGTATTCTATTCCGCAGGATGCACCATCTGTCGATGGGTTTGATATTCATTTCTGGCACCGCTCATACCAAAACTATCCCGGTGGCGATTTTATTGACCTGATCACCATTGATGATAAATACACTTTTATTATCCTGGGCGATGTGATGGGTAAAAAGTGGGGTGCCTGGTTTTTTTCGTTCGGCTATCTGAGTTATATCCGTGCGGCGGTAAGGTTATGTGTGTCGGAAGGCGATCTGTCAACCAAAAGCATCATGCAAAAAATTAACCAGGTAATTTATCATGATCCGGTGGTGAGTGGGTTACTATCCACGCTATCACTCATCATGATAAATGCCGAAACAGAAGCTATCAGTTATACAGGTGCCGGCGACCTGCCGTTGTTTTTTTATGATCATGCAAAAAGCACACTTAACAAGATAAGCTCGGCAGGCCTGCTGTTAGGCGTTAGTAAAGATGGTGGTTTTGACGAACATATATTTACCATGCTGCCCGGCGACCAGCTGCTGATGATAACCGACGGCATGATTGATAAGGAAACCACCCGGGGCAAGAAAACTGATCTAAAAGGTTTTGAAAGCGAATTGCTAAGCCATCTGGGTAAGCCCGATTCGTTTACAGACATGAAAGAGAACGGCTTTTTAAACAAAAAAGCCAAAGAACAAATTGACGATTGCAGTTTAATATTTATTCAAAAAAACAGCTAA
- a CDS encoding glycosyltransferase family 2 protein: MKKVSVVTVNFNQPAVTEELLSSIEKTNTYTNLEVIVVDNASKVNPVPDWITKYPGIIFIRSEINLGFAGGNNLGLKSATGDYIFMVNNDTEFTPGLVATLVNVLDSNDAVGMISPKINYFIDKQLIQYAGYTPMNYYTARNSCIGLKQKDEGQYDHITAPTAYCHGAAMMIRKEAIEKAGMMNENFFLYYEEVDWCEHIIRAGFKAWVCTEALIYHKESVSVGKKSKLKEYFMNRNRILFIRRNAPLFKKIFFYFYFLLLVVPRNLVSYIKDKQYDFIPMLLKAVWWNFTHSKNSSDLGYPIKTIA; encoded by the coding sequence ATGAAAAAAGTATCTGTAGTTACCGTAAATTTTAACCAGCCTGCCGTTACCGAAGAACTGTTATCATCAATCGAAAAAACAAACACTTATACCAATCTCGAGGTAATTGTTGTCGACAATGCCAGCAAGGTAAATCCCGTGCCAGATTGGATTACAAAATACCCCGGTATTATTTTTATACGCTCGGAGATAAATCTGGGTTTCGCCGGCGGCAACAACCTTGGTCTTAAATCGGCCACGGGCGATTATATTTTTATGGTGAATAACGATACCGAGTTCACCCCCGGGCTGGTTGCAACCCTGGTTAACGTATTGGATAGCAATGATGCCGTGGGTATGATCTCGCCCAAAATCAATTATTTCATCGATAAACAGCTGATCCAATACGCAGGTTACACCCCCATGAATTATTATACTGCCCGTAACAGCTGCATCGGCCTCAAACAAAAAGATGAAGGCCAGTATGATCATATAACCGCCCCTACGGCCTACTGCCATGGCGCAGCCATGATGATCAGGAAGGAAGCCATTGAAAAAGCCGGTATGATGAACGAAAACTTCTTTTTATATTATGAAGAGGTTGACTGGTGCGAACATATTATTCGCGCCGGGTTTAAGGCCTGGGTATGTACCGAGGCTTTAATCTATCATAAAGAATCAGTCTCGGTAGGTAAAAAAAGCAAGCTGAAAGAGTATTTCATGAACCGCAACCGCATCCTTTTTATCCGTAGGAACGCGCCATTGTTCAAAAAGATCTTCTTTTATTTTTATTTCCTGTTGCTGGTAGTGCCCCGCAACCTGGTTAGTTACATTAAAGACAAACAATACGATTTTATACCGATGCTTTTAAAAGCAGTTTGGTGGAATTTTACACATTCAAAAAACAGCAGCGATCTGGGATATCCTATTAAGACTATAGCATGA
- a CDS encoding glycosyltransferase family 2 protein produces MKIILFISLFIVFYTFAGYGIFLYIIIKIKRAVKGRKPAVDENADLLPTCTLIVAAYNEEYYMEQKIQNTLALNYPEGKLKLLFVTDGSSDKTPEVIARYPQIQLLHKPERAGKIAAVHRAMEYVDTDAVVFTDANTFLNKDALIKICRHYSDATVGAVAGEKRVHIDENADASAAGEGFYWKYESALKKWDSELYSVVGAAGELFSVRRSLYQPVEPDTVLDDFMISMLIAAKGYRIIYEPDAYATETASENVSEELKRKVRIAAGGIQSILRLKKLFNPFSYPILSFQYISHRVLRWTVTPFLLILSLILTVVLALKPGETAMQILLLAQVLFYLMALLGLLMEKRQLRIKVLFIPYYFCVMNYAVLAGIIRYFGKKQSAVWEKVQRKQ; encoded by the coding sequence ATGAAAATAATTTTATTCATTAGCCTGTTCATTGTTTTTTACACCTTTGCCGGGTACGGAATTTTTCTGTACATTATTATAAAAATAAAACGTGCTGTTAAGGGCCGCAAGCCCGCTGTTGACGAAAATGCCGACCTGCTACCCACTTGCACCCTCATTGTAGCTGCTTACAACGAAGAGTACTACATGGAGCAAAAAATTCAAAACACGCTGGCACTTAACTATCCCGAAGGTAAGCTGAAACTGCTTTTTGTTACCGACGGCTCATCAGATAAAACGCCGGAGGTGATTGCGCGCTATCCGCAGATTCAATTACTGCACAAGCCGGAACGTGCCGGCAAAATAGCCGCCGTACACCGCGCAATGGAGTATGTTGATACCGATGCAGTTGTATTTACCGATGCCAATACCTTTTTAAATAAAGATGCCCTCATTAAAATTTGCCGCCATTACAGCGATGCCACCGTTGGTGCCGTAGCCGGCGAAAAACGTGTGCACATTGACGAAAACGCCGATGCGAGTGCCGCTGGCGAAGGCTTTTACTGGAAATATGAATCGGCCTTAAAAAAGTGGGATTCGGAATTATACTCAGTAGTTGGCGCAGCCGGCGAACTTTTTAGTGTACGTCGTTCATTGTATCAGCCTGTTGAGCCTGATACTGTGCTGGATGATTTTATGATCTCGATGCTGATAGCCGCCAAAGGCTACCGCATTATTTACGAACCCGATGCCTATGCCACCGAAACTGCATCCGAAAATGTATCGGAAGAGTTAAAGCGAAAAGTGAGGATAGCAGCGGGCGGCATTCAATCTATATTAAGGCTCAAAAAACTGTTTAACCCATTTTCTTATCCTATACTTTCATTCCAGTATATCAGTCACCGTGTATTACGGTGGACGGTTACACCCTTCCTGCTTATCCTCTCTTTAATTTTAACAGTAGTACTTGCCCTTAAACCCGGCGAAACGGCCATGCAAATACTGTTATTGGCACAGGTATTGTTTTACCTTATGGCATTGCTTGGGCTACTTATGGAAAAACGACAGCTGCGTATCAAGGTACTCTTTATTCCTTACTACTTTTGCGTAATGAACTACGCCGTGCTGGCCGGCATTATCCGTTATTTTGGCAAAAAGCAAAGCGCCGTTTGGGAGAAAGTGCAGCGTAAACAATAA